A genomic window from Pseudomonas argentinensis includes:
- the galU gene encoding UTP--glucose-1-phosphate uridylyltransferase GalU, with the protein MIKKCLFPAAGYGTRFLPATKAMPKEMLPVVNTPLIQYGVEEALDAGLNEIAMVTGRGKRSLEDHFDISYELEHQIRNTDKEKYLVGIRRLIDNCTFSYTRQVEMKGLGHAILSGRPLIGDEPFAVVLADDLCLNVGGDGVLTQMVKLYNQFRCSIVAVQEVPMDEIHKYGVIAGETIRDDIFRVSHMVEKPKAEDAPSNLAIIGRYILTPDIFDLIKDTEPGKGGEIQITDALMKQAQEGCVLAYKFKGRRFDCGGAEGYIEATNYCFENLYREGRG; encoded by the coding sequence ATGATCAAGAAATGCCTGTTCCCTGCCGCCGGTTACGGCACGCGCTTCCTTCCGGCGACCAAGGCCATGCCCAAGGAAATGCTGCCCGTGGTCAACACGCCGCTGATCCAGTACGGCGTCGAGGAAGCACTCGATGCAGGCCTGAACGAGATCGCCATGGTCACCGGCCGCGGCAAGCGCTCGTTGGAAGACCACTTCGACATCAGCTACGAGCTCGAGCACCAGATCCGCAATACCGACAAGGAGAAGTACCTGGTCGGCATTCGTCGCCTGATCGACAACTGCACCTTCTCCTACACCCGCCAGGTGGAAATGAAGGGCCTGGGCCACGCCATCCTCAGTGGTCGCCCGCTGATCGGCGACGAGCCGTTCGCCGTGGTGCTGGCCGACGACCTGTGCCTGAACGTCGGCGGTGACGGCGTACTGACCCAGATGGTCAAACTGTACAACCAGTTCCGCTGCTCGATCGTGGCGGTGCAGGAAGTGCCGATGGACGAGATCCACAAGTATGGCGTGATCGCTGGCGAAACCATCCGTGACGACATCTTCCGCGTCAGCCACATGGTCGAGAAGCCCAAGGCCGAAGACGCGCCGTCGAACCTGGCGATCATCGGCCGCTACATCCTGACCCCGGACATCTTCGACCTGATCAAGGACACCGAGCCAGGCAAGGGCGGCGAGATCCAGATCACCGATGCCCTGATGAAGCAGGCGCAGGAAGGTTGCGTGCTGGCCTACAAATTCAAGGGCCGTCGTTTCGACTGCGGGGGTGCCGAGGGCTACATCGAGGCGACCAACTACTGCTTCGAGAACCTCTACCGTGAGGGCCGCGGCTGA
- the crtB gene encoding 15-cis-phytoene synthase CrtB, producing MTGVPQDDALIEHANRSIAAGSKSFAAASKLFDEPTRRSAVMLYAWCRHCDDVIDGQEAGHDAVSISREEAERRLIHLKTQTHAVYRGDALDDPAFAAFRQVVLAHQIPEQHALEHLAGFEMDVLERRYLSIDDTLEYCYHVAGVVGLMMARVMGVRDEPTLDRACDLGLAFQLTNIARDIIDDTAVGRCYLPEQWLQEQAVPLDRLADIHHRPAVALLGQRLVELAEPYYASARAGLSALPWRSAWAVATAAVVYRQIGMKVLEAGEHAWDERISTSKAEKIGAVLSGLWQAVTSRFARWPARSADLWQRPRPPCAADPRASPAAAPSDAP from the coding sequence ATGACCGGCGTGCCGCAGGACGACGCGCTGATCGAACACGCCAACCGGAGCATCGCGGCGGGCTCGAAAAGCTTTGCCGCGGCCTCGAAACTGTTCGACGAACCCACCCGGCGCAGCGCCGTGATGCTCTACGCCTGGTGCCGCCACTGCGACGACGTGATCGATGGTCAGGAGGCCGGCCACGACGCCGTGTCGATCAGCCGCGAGGAAGCCGAGCGGCGCCTGATACACCTGAAGACCCAGACCCATGCGGTTTACCGCGGCGACGCGCTGGACGACCCGGCCTTCGCGGCCTTTCGCCAGGTGGTGCTCGCCCACCAGATTCCAGAGCAGCACGCCCTCGAACACCTGGCCGGTTTCGAGATGGATGTGCTGGAGCGCCGCTACCTGAGCATCGATGACACCCTCGAGTACTGCTACCACGTCGCGGGTGTGGTGGGCCTGATGATGGCCCGGGTGATGGGCGTGCGCGATGAGCCGACCCTGGATCGCGCCTGCGACCTGGGCCTGGCGTTCCAGCTGACCAATATCGCCCGCGACATCATCGATGACACCGCCGTGGGCCGCTGCTACCTGCCCGAGCAATGGCTGCAAGAGCAGGCCGTCCCCCTCGACCGGCTCGCCGACATCCATCACCGCCCGGCTGTGGCCCTGCTCGGCCAGCGCCTGGTCGAGCTGGCCGAGCCCTACTATGCCAGCGCCAGGGCAGGCCTCAGCGCCCTGCCCTGGCGCTCTGCCTGGGCGGTAGCGACGGCGGCCGTGGTCTATCGGCAGATCGGCATGAAGGTGCTGGAAGCTGGCGAGCACGCCTGGGATGAGCGCATCTCCACCTCCAAGGCAGAGAAGATCGGCGCGGTGCTGAGCGGCCTGTGGCAGGCGGTTACGAGCCGTTTCGCGCGCTGGCCGGCTCGTTCCGCCGATCTGTGGCAGCGGCCCCGTCCGCCTTGCGCAGCGGACCCTCGTGCATCGCCCGCAGCTGCGCCTTCAGACGCGCCGTAG
- a CDS encoding glycosyltransferase family 1 protein yields the protein MSWAGSFQGQIGKSSKPSAEADTAVVFDPSLPTLLCLSHLRWSFVYQRPQHLMARFVRTCNVLFFEEPVVTDEADPWLEVRPDEEGVQVLVPRLPHGVDAQAGHAATRQLLDAYLARLQVDDLLLWYYTPMSLAFTDHLQPRAIIYDCMDELSAFHGAPPELVQRERELLAKADLVFTGGYSIWEAKRELHDNAHAFPSSVDISHFAAARQPQEEPADQARIGTPRLGFYGVIDERLDIDLLGAVASMRPNWQLVMIGPVVKIDPAALPSQPNIHYLGGKTYDELPRYLAGWDVALMPFALNASTRFISPTKTPEYLAGGRPVVSTPIHDVVRSYGDCGLVLIAATAEEFVAACEQALALAADRDAMQAAADRVLGDMSWDQTQAKMKEMIECIR from the coding sequence ATGAGCTGGGCAGGATCTTTTCAAGGGCAAATCGGCAAGTCATCGAAACCTTCGGCCGAAGCTGACACCGCGGTGGTTTTCGACCCCAGCCTCCCGACGCTGCTGTGTCTGTCACACCTGCGTTGGAGTTTCGTCTATCAGCGGCCGCAGCACCTGATGGCCCGTTTCGTTCGCACCTGCAACGTGCTGTTCTTCGAAGAACCGGTGGTCACCGACGAGGCCGACCCCTGGCTGGAAGTACGACCCGACGAGGAAGGTGTGCAGGTGCTGGTGCCCCGCCTGCCCCATGGTGTCGACGCGCAGGCCGGCCACGCCGCGACTCGCCAGCTGCTGGACGCCTACCTGGCGCGCTTACAGGTCGATGACCTGTTGCTCTGGTACTACACGCCGATGAGCCTGGCGTTCACCGATCACCTGCAGCCACGCGCCATCATCTACGACTGCATGGACGAACTGTCCGCATTCCACGGCGCGCCGCCCGAGCTGGTGCAGCGTGAGCGTGAGCTACTGGCCAAGGCGGACCTGGTGTTCACCGGTGGCTACAGCATCTGGGAAGCCAAGCGCGAGCTGCATGACAACGCCCACGCCTTTCCCAGCAGCGTCGATATCAGCCATTTCGCCGCCGCCCGGCAGCCTCAGGAAGAGCCCGCCGACCAGGCCCGAATCGGCACGCCGAGACTCGGCTTTTATGGCGTGATCGACGAGCGTTTGGATATCGACCTGCTCGGTGCCGTGGCGAGCATGCGCCCGAACTGGCAGCTGGTGATGATCGGCCCGGTGGTGAAGATCGACCCGGCAGCCCTGCCAAGCCAGCCGAACATCCATTACCTGGGCGGCAAGACCTATGACGAACTGCCCCGCTACCTCGCCGGCTGGGATGTGGCCCTGATGCCATTCGCCCTTAACGCCTCGACCCGCTTCATCAGCCCCACCAAGACCCCGGAGTACCTGGCCGGCGGGCGCCCAGTGGTGTCAACGCCTATCCACGATGTGGTGCGTAGCTACGGCGACTGCGGCCTGGTGCTGATTGCAGCGACCGCCGAGGAGTTTGTGGCAGCCTGCGAGCAGGCCCTTGCGCTGGCAGCTGACCGCGACGCCATGCAGGCAGCGGCCGACCGTGTGTTGGGCGATATGTCCTGGGACCAGACCCAGGCCAAGATGAAGGAGATGATCGAATGCATCCGTTGA
- a CDS encoding beta-glucosidase, whose amino-acid sequence MHLPSLFESFFLGGFECSTHRRGDGRRLDLLEGTGHAAWAREDYAALRVQGIRSARDGLRWHLIEAQPGHYDWSSFLPQLRAAEQTGIQVIWDLCHYGWPDDIDIWRPEFVERFARFAAATARVVRDESDRVPFYSPLNEMSFWAWAGGEVAYFSPLSEGRGDELKHQLVRASIAAIEAIRNIDPRARFVQVDPLIHVVPRTDRPDAQAEAERYRLAQFQAWDMLAGLQWPGLGGKPEYLDIVGVNFYPNNQWYAGGGTLWRGEPGYRPFAGMLAEVHQRYRRPLLVAETGAEGEQRAEWLRYVGEQVRLALQRGLPLEGICLYPVLDYPGWTDDRHCQTGLFGYADARGERPLYTPFAEELRRQQAEIQALAARLVAQA is encoded by the coding sequence ATGCACCTCCCCTCGCTATTCGAGAGTTTCTTCCTGGGCGGCTTCGAATGCTCGACGCATCGCCGCGGCGATGGGCGCCGGCTCGATTTGCTCGAGGGCACTGGCCATGCCGCCTGGGCCCGCGAGGATTACGCGGCCTTGCGCGTCCAAGGCATCCGTTCGGCACGGGACGGGTTGCGCTGGCACCTGATCGAGGCGCAGCCCGGGCACTACGACTGGTCGAGTTTTCTGCCTCAGCTTCGGGCTGCCGAACAGACCGGTATACAGGTGATCTGGGACCTTTGCCATTACGGCTGGCCCGACGACATCGACATCTGGCGGCCCGAGTTCGTGGAACGCTTCGCGCGTTTCGCGGCGGCGACGGCGCGTGTAGTGCGCGATGAAAGCGACCGCGTGCCCTTCTATTCGCCGCTCAACGAAATGTCCTTCTGGGCCTGGGCGGGCGGTGAAGTGGCCTATTTTTCGCCGCTGAGCGAAGGCCGTGGTGACGAACTCAAGCATCAACTGGTGCGCGCCAGCATCGCCGCCATCGAAGCCATCCGCAACATTGATCCGCGGGCACGCTTCGTTCAGGTCGACCCCCTGATTCACGTGGTGCCGCGCACCGATCGTCCTGACGCCCAGGCCGAAGCCGAGCGCTACCGCCTGGCCCAGTTCCAAGCCTGGGACATGCTCGCCGGCCTGCAGTGGCCTGGGCTCGGCGGCAAGCCGGAGTACCTGGATATCGTCGGCGTCAATTTCTACCCGAACAATCAGTGGTATGCGGGCGGTGGCACACTGTGGCGCGGTGAGCCGGGCTACCGGCCATTCGCCGGTATGCTCGCCGAGGTCCATCAGCGTTACCGCCGGCCTTTGCTGGTTGCCGAAACGGGCGCCGAAGGCGAGCAACGCGCCGAATGGCTGCGCTATGTCGGCGAGCAGGTGCGCCTGGCCCTGCAGCGTGGTTTGCCGCTGGAGGGCATCTGCCTGTACCCGGTCCTCGATTACCCCGGCTGGACGGATGACCGGCATTGCCAGACGGGGCTCTTCGGCTACGCCGATGCCCGCGGTGAACGGCCCCTTTACACGCCGTTCGCAGAAGAGCTACGTCGCCAACAGGCAGAGATTCAGGCGCTGGCGGCTCGTCTGGTGGCCCAGGCATGA
- a CDS encoding CinA family protein yields MQNIEQAVHFLEKYNLVLSTAESATAGLLAATVAAVPGCDGVLESGFVVYSKRAMQASLGVKPETIETFGMNSEEVAREMALGVLMTSSADIILAITGAPTADDKRGQEIYDGAMCFACATRLAEHQGVTSETVILPGDNNERRAAAARHALLQLPYYYERLRQTS; encoded by the coding sequence ATGCAAAACATCGAGCAGGCGGTCCATTTCCTGGAAAAGTACAACCTGGTGCTGAGCACCGCGGAGTCGGCCACGGCCGGCCTGCTGGCTGCCACGGTGGCTGCCGTGCCGGGTTGTGATGGCGTGCTCGAGAGCGGCTTCGTGGTGTATTCCAAGCGCGCCATGCAGGCCTCTCTGGGCGTCAAGCCGGAGACCATCGAGACCTTCGGCATGAACAGCGAAGAGGTTGCCCGCGAGATGGCCTTGGGCGTGCTGATGACCAGCAGCGCCGACATCATCCTGGCCATCACCGGCGCACCGACCGCCGACGACAAGCGCGGCCAGGAAATCTATGACGGCGCCATGTGCTTTGCCTGCGCCACACGCCTGGCCGAGCACCAGGGGGTGACCAGCGAGACCGTGATCCTTCCCGGCGACAACAACGAACGACGTGCGGCCGCCGCACGCCATGCTTTGCTGCAACTGCCTTATTACTACGAACGGCTGCGTCAGACCTCCTGA
- the galE gene encoding UDP-glucose 4-epimerase GalE yields the protein MILVTGGAGYIGSHAVLALLETGHEVLVLDNLCNSSRLSLDRVALLTGRQPRFIEGDVRDGALLDELFQRWPITAVMHFAGLKAVGESVREPLRYYETNVAGSITLCQAMARAGIFRLVFSSSATVYGESVSMPIREDCPTGIPTNPYGQSKLMAENVLKALADSDPRWSIALLRYFNPIGAHESGLIGEDPNGTPNNLLPYMLQVAVRRQPQLSIYGGDYATHDGTGVRDYIHVMDLAQGHICALERLGRSAGVSVWNLGTGQGYSVLEMVRAFEQITGRALPYRIVARRPGDIAQCWADPSKARVELQWNAERDLHAMLADAWRWQLSNPQGYQHEQAPQAVMVG from the coding sequence ATGATATTGGTCACAGGCGGAGCCGGTTATATCGGTTCCCATGCAGTTCTTGCGCTTCTAGAAACCGGCCACGAGGTGCTGGTGCTGGACAATCTCTGCAACAGCTCGCGGCTATCGCTCGACCGCGTAGCCTTGCTGACGGGCCGCCAGCCGCGATTCATCGAAGGCGACGTGCGCGATGGCGCGCTGCTCGATGAACTGTTCCAGCGCTGGCCCATCACTGCGGTGATGCATTTTGCCGGGCTCAAGGCTGTCGGCGAGAGCGTGCGCGAGCCGCTGCGCTATTACGAAACCAACGTGGCCGGTAGCATCACCCTATGCCAGGCGATGGCCAGGGCAGGCATCTTCCGGCTGGTGTTCAGCTCGTCCGCCACCGTTTATGGCGAGTCGGTGAGCATGCCGATTCGCGAAGATTGCCCGACTGGCATTCCCACCAATCCCTATGGCCAATCGAAGCTGATGGCCGAGAACGTGCTCAAGGCACTGGCCGACTCCGACCCGCGCTGGTCCATTGCCCTGTTGCGTTACTTCAATCCTATCGGCGCCCATGAGTCCGGCCTGATTGGCGAAGATCCCAACGGCACTCCAAATAACTTGCTTCCGTACATGCTTCAGGTCGCGGTTAGACGACAGCCGCAGCTGAGCATCTACGGCGGCGATTACGCCACCCACGATGGCACCGGCGTTCGCGATTACATTCACGTGATGGACCTGGCGCAGGGGCATATCTGCGCCCTCGAGAGGCTTGGCCGCAGCGCTGGTGTATCGGTTTGGAACCTGGGTACGGGACAGGGATATTCGGTGTTGGAAATGGTGCGTGCCTTCGAGCAGATCACCGGGCGCGCGTTGCCATACCGTATCGTTGCGCGGCGGCCGGGTGACATCGCCCAGTGCTGGGCCGACCCCAGCAAGGCGCGAGTCGAACTGCAATGGAACGCCGAGCGCGACCTGCATGCCATGCTGGCCGACGCCTGGCGCTGGCAGCTCAGCAATCCCCAGGGGTATCAGCACGAGCAGGCGCCGCAGGCGGTCATGGTCGGCTAA
- a CDS encoding sterol desaturase family protein, producing the protein MIINALVFFTTLTAMEGVAYLAHKYVMHGWGWGWHRSHHEPREGWFEKNDLYAAVFAGLAIVLIALGTQGWHPLEWIGAGMTAYGLVYFVVHDGLVHHRWPFRLVPRSGYLKRLYQAHRMHHAVEGKERCVSFGFLYAPTTARLKAQLRAMHEGPLRKADGAAATDRRNEPASARNGS; encoded by the coding sequence ATGATCATCAACGCTCTGGTTTTCTTCACTACCCTGACCGCCATGGAAGGCGTGGCCTATCTCGCCCACAAGTACGTGATGCACGGTTGGGGCTGGGGCTGGCATCGCTCTCATCACGAGCCCCGCGAAGGCTGGTTCGAGAAGAACGACCTGTACGCGGCGGTATTCGCCGGGCTGGCCATCGTGTTGATCGCCCTGGGCACCCAGGGTTGGCACCCACTGGAATGGATCGGCGCCGGCATGACCGCCTACGGCCTGGTGTATTTCGTCGTCCATGACGGCCTGGTGCATCACCGCTGGCCGTTTCGCTTGGTGCCGCGCAGCGGCTATCTCAAGCGCCTGTATCAGGCGCACCGGATGCACCACGCGGTGGAGGGCAAGGAGCGCTGCGTGTCGTTCGGGTTTCTCTATGCGCCGACTACGGCGCGTCTGAAGGCGCAGCTGCGGGCGATGCACGAGGGTCCGCTGCGCAAGGCGGACGGGGCCGCTGCCACAGATCGGCGGAACGAGCCGGCCAGCGCGCGAAACGGCTCGTAA
- a CDS encoding ferritin-like domain-containing protein encodes MSERQVNLGLNRTGAKMSPQDTQQQLEATRLYPADVPGDMGTYTQAREQAIGTAERIGSVPPPGSTKGMLKTALDKMLGNHPEVLLDKLGERLAFERTGVRLYEAMVAKATSAVGANPALVATLREIQAQELEHMNLVREAIETLGGDPTTMTPCADVAAVKAQGVLQVLTDPRTTLSQSLSAILTIELEDNAAWELLIELAHKGGHPLIAESFKPAFEQEEVHLATVRDLIRRDLLNQVS; translated from the coding sequence ATGAGCGAACGACAAGTCAACCTGGGACTCAATCGCACCGGCGCAAAAATGTCGCCACAGGATACCCAACAGCAACTCGAAGCCACACGCCTTTACCCGGCTGATGTGCCGGGCGACATGGGCACCTATACCCAGGCACGCGAACAGGCCATCGGCACCGCCGAGCGCATCGGCTCGGTGCCACCACCCGGCTCCACCAAAGGTATGCTCAAGACCGCCCTGGACAAGATGCTCGGCAATCACCCGGAAGTGCTGCTGGACAAGCTCGGCGAACGCCTGGCGTTCGAGCGAACCGGCGTGCGGCTGTACGAAGCGATGGTCGCCAAGGCCACCTCGGCGGTCGGCGCCAACCCGGCGCTTGTGGCTACCCTTCGGGAGATCCAGGCCCAGGAACTCGAGCACATGAACCTGGTACGCGAGGCCATCGAAACCCTGGGCGGCGACCCGACGACCATGACTCCCTGTGCCGATGTCGCCGCGGTGAAGGCGCAAGGCGTGCTGCAGGTGCTGACCGATCCGCGCACTACCCTGTCGCAATCATTGAGCGCCATATTGACCATCGAGTTGGAAGACAACGCTGCCTGGGAGCTACTTATCGAACTGGCCCACAAAGGCGGCCACCCGCTCATCGCCGAAAGCTTCAAACCCGCCTTCGAGCAGGAGGAGGTGCACCTGGCAACGGTTCGTGACCTGATCCGGCGCGACCTGCTCAACCAGGTCAGTTGA
- the glf gene encoding UDP-galactopyranose mutase: MHPLNRPTRVAEQSPGEDLTEAFDYLIVGAGFAGSVLAERLAAGLDKRVLVVDRRAHIGGNAYDHHDEAGVLVHRYGPHIFHTNSQRIVDYLSRFTEWRPYEHRVLAVVDGQQVPIPINRTTLNALYGLSLASDEEAERYLAGRAEPVATIHTSEDVVVNQIGRELYEKFFRGYTRKQWGLDPSQLDKMVTSRVPTRTNTDDRYFTDTFQQMPLHGYTRMFERMLDHPNITIQLDTDFRQVRDEVRYGHLIYCGPVDEYFDHCFGKLPYRSLKFEHRNLDQAQFQAVATVNYPDEAVAYTRISEYKHLTGQQHPSTSITYEYPSAEGDPYYPIPRPENAELYKRYEQLASQTEGVTFLGRLGTYKYYNMDQVVGQALALYKRIEQAHSGDPAADLEHDQSPARQAT; encoded by the coding sequence ATGCATCCGTTGAATCGCCCTACCCGCGTCGCTGAGCAATCGCCAGGCGAAGACCTCACCGAGGCCTTCGATTACCTGATCGTCGGGGCTGGTTTCGCCGGCAGCGTGCTCGCCGAACGACTGGCCGCCGGGCTGGACAAGCGCGTGCTGGTGGTCGACCGCCGCGCGCATATCGGCGGCAACGCCTACGACCACCATGACGAAGCGGGCGTGCTGGTGCATCGCTACGGGCCGCACATCTTCCACACCAATTCGCAGCGAATCGTCGACTACCTGTCGCGTTTCACCGAATGGCGGCCTTATGAGCACCGCGTCTTGGCGGTGGTCGACGGCCAGCAAGTACCCATCCCGATCAATCGCACCACCCTCAACGCGCTGTATGGCCTGAGCCTGGCCAGTGACGAAGAAGCCGAACGGTATCTGGCCGGCCGAGCCGAGCCGGTAGCCACCATCCACACCAGCGAAGACGTGGTGGTCAACCAGATCGGCCGCGAGCTCTACGAGAAATTCTTTCGCGGCTATACCCGCAAGCAATGGGGGCTCGATCCGTCACAACTCGACAAGATGGTCACCTCGCGGGTGCCAACGCGCACCAACACCGATGACCGCTATTTCACCGACACCTTCCAGCAGATGCCGCTGCACGGCTACACGCGAATGTTCGAGCGCATGCTCGACCATCCGAACATCACCATCCAACTGGATACCGATTTCCGCCAGGTGCGTGACGAGGTGCGCTACGGGCACCTGATCTACTGTGGCCCGGTCGACGAGTATTTCGACCACTGCTTCGGCAAACTGCCCTACCGGTCACTCAAGTTCGAGCACCGTAACCTCGACCAGGCGCAGTTCCAGGCAGTGGCCACGGTCAACTACCCTGACGAAGCAGTGGCCTATACACGCATCAGCGAATACAAGCACCTCACTGGCCAGCAGCACCCCAGCACCAGCATCACCTATGAATACCCATCGGCCGAAGGCGACCCGTATTACCCGATTCCGCGCCCGGAAAACGCCGAGCTCTACAAGCGCTATGAGCAGTTGGCCAGCCAGACCGAGGGCGTGACCTTCCTTGGCAGGCTGGGTACCTACAAGTACTACAATATGGATCAGGTCGTCGGCCAGGCGCTGGCGCTGTACAAACGCATTGAGCAGGCTCACAGCGGTGACCCTGCAGCCGACCTGGAGCACGATCAAAGCCCCGCCAGGCAAGCCACCTGA
- a CDS encoding ABC transporter ATP-binding protein — MSAQAAQRSCHLPARPVAFLGHYVRRRPWHFGGVFLLILGASACAVAVQYGMKLLVDAMATDDRQQAQVWLPLCLFIGLIVIENVFWRLGGWLGCHTVVASCVDLRVDLFRHLTGHPMRYFAEHFAGALGNRISATGQAAGAIYGGLAWKIMPPCVDFLGAVIVLFTVHAHMAWALILFVMVVAALITGFGIRGRTKHQRFAAQAARVGGELVDVVSNVWTIKAFSARDRESRRLAEEIGLEARAQRRSWMYLEKARVMHDICLSLMAGGMLVWAIQLWIAGTVTAGDVVMVSALTFRILHGSRDLALALVDTTQQLGAIEDTLRIIVQPHALDDPDTQLSLARGDIEFHQVAFAYPDGRRVFTDFDLHVPVGQKVGIVGASGAGKSTLISLIQRLDDVQAGQIMIDGQDIRHVSQDSLRARMAVVPQETALFNRSIRENIRYGRPDASDDEVVAAARHAFCDTFIRELPQGYDTLVGERGVMLSGGQRQRLGIARAFVKDAPILILDEATSALDTHSEAEIQAALANLMQGRTVLAVAHRLSTLASFDRVVVLEKGRIVEDGAPEQLRQQGGSFERLWQLQAAGFDAT; from the coding sequence ATGAGCGCTCAGGCCGCCCAGCGAAGCTGCCATCTGCCCGCCCGCCCGGTGGCCTTTCTCGGCCATTACGTGCGCCGCCGCCCCTGGCATTTCGGCGGTGTGTTCCTGCTCATTCTCGGCGCAAGTGCTTGCGCGGTGGCCGTGCAATACGGCATGAAGCTGCTGGTAGACGCCATGGCCACCGATGACCGCCAGCAGGCTCAGGTGTGGTTGCCCCTGTGCCTGTTCATCGGGTTGATCGTGATCGAAAACGTGTTCTGGCGCCTCGGCGGCTGGCTCGGCTGCCACACGGTGGTGGCCAGTTGCGTGGACCTGCGTGTCGACCTGTTCCGCCATCTTACCGGCCACCCGATGCGTTACTTCGCCGAACACTTCGCCGGCGCCTTGGGCAACCGCATTTCCGCCACCGGCCAGGCGGCTGGCGCCATCTATGGTGGCCTGGCCTGGAAGATCATGCCGCCCTGCGTGGACTTTCTCGGCGCGGTCATCGTGCTGTTCACCGTGCATGCGCACATGGCATGGGCGCTGATCTTATTCGTGATGGTGGTCGCGGCGCTGATCACCGGTTTCGGTATCCGCGGCCGCACCAAGCACCAACGCTTCGCCGCCCAGGCAGCACGGGTGGGTGGCGAGCTGGTGGACGTGGTGTCCAACGTATGGACCATCAAGGCATTCTCCGCCCGCGATCGCGAGAGCCGGCGCCTGGCCGAGGAAATCGGCCTGGAAGCCCGTGCCCAGCGGCGCAGCTGGATGTACCTGGAAAAAGCCCGGGTAATGCACGACATCTGCCTGTCGCTGATGGCCGGCGGCATGCTGGTATGGGCCATCCAGCTGTGGATCGCCGGCACCGTGACCGCTGGCGACGTAGTGATGGTCAGCGCCCTCACCTTTCGCATCCTGCACGGTTCGCGCGATCTGGCCCTGGCACTGGTCGACACCACCCAGCAACTCGGCGCCATCGAAGACACCCTGCGCATCATCGTGCAGCCCCATGCGCTGGATGACCCGGATACCCAGCTATCGCTCGCGCGTGGCGATATCGAATTCCATCAGGTGGCTTTCGCCTACCCTGATGGCCGCCGCGTGTTCACCGATTTCGACCTGCATGTGCCGGTCGGTCAGAAAGTAGGCATCGTAGGCGCCTCCGGTGCCGGCAAGTCGACGCTGATCAGTCTGATCCAGCGCCTCGACGACGTGCAGGCCGGGCAGATCATGATCGACGGTCAGGATATCCGCCACGTCAGTCAGGACAGCCTGCGCGCCCGCATGGCCGTGGTGCCCCAGGAAACCGCGCTGTTCAACCGCAGCATTCGTGAGAACATCCGCTATGGCCGCCCGGATGCCAGTGACGACGAGGTGGTCGCTGCGGCCCGCCATGCCTTCTGCGATACCTTTATCCGTGAGCTGCCCCAGGGTTATGACACCCTGGTCGGCGAACGCGGCGTCATGCTGTCAGGCGGCCAACGCCAGCGCCTGGGCATCGCCCGGGCCTTTGTGAAGGACGCACCGATCCTGATTCTCGACGAGGCCACCTCGGCACTCGACACCCATTCGGAAGCGGAAATCCAGGCCGCCCTGGCCAACCTGATGCAGGGCCGTACCGTCCTGGCCGTGGCGCACCGGCTGTCGACGCTGGCCAGCTTCGATCGGGTGGTGGTGCTGGAAAAGGGTCGTATCGTCGAAGACGGCGCGCCCGAACAGCTGCGTCAGCAAGGTGGCAGTTTCGAAAGACTGTGGCAGCTGCAGGCAGCGGGATTCGACGCCACATGA